Proteins encoded together in one Candidatus Nitrosocaldus cavascurensis window:
- the bluB gene encoding 5,6-dimethylbenzimidazole synthase — MDDDFLPEEKRGVYKAIYSRRDVRAHFLPKEIPDDVLFRILDAAHHAPSVGFSQPWNFIIIRDKGIKARVKELFMQEFERSSSMIEDEQRKKKYLSLKLEGIMEAPVNICVTYDPNRFGPFIIGKSSIPETGLYSVCCAIQNLWLAARAEGIGVGWVSILSNDKLKEVLRIPEGIVPIAYLCLGYVTHFESIPDLERAGWLSRLPLEDVLYFEQWGNK; from the coding sequence GCTATCTATTCAAGGAGGGATGTTAGAGCACACTTCCTACCAAAGGAGATACCAGATGATGTGCTCTTTAGAATACTCGATGCTGCTCATCATGCTCCATCTGTAGGCTTCTCCCAGCCTTGGAACTTCATAATAATAAGGGATAAGGGCATAAAGGCTAGGGTTAAGGAACTCTTCATGCAGGAGTTTGAGCGCTCCTCCAGCATGATAGAGGATGAGCAGAGGAAGAAGAAGTACCTCTCACTCAAACTAGAAGGTATAATGGAGGCTCCAGTTAACATATGCGTAACCTATGATCCTAACAGGTTTGGACCATTCATCATAGGGAAGAGCAGTATACCAGAGACTGGGCTCTACAGTGTATGTTGTGCAATACAGAACCTATGGCTTGCTGCAAGGGCTGAGGGCATAGGGGTAGGGTGGGTAAGCATACTGAGTAATGATAAACTCAAGGAGGTTCTAAGGATACCTGAAGGCATAGTGCCTATAGCATATCTATGCTTAGGGTATGTAACGCACTTTGAGAGCATACCTGATCTTGAGAGGGCAGGATGGTTGAGCAGATTACCCTTGGAGGACGTGCTATACTTTGAGCAGTGGGGTAATAAATAA
- a CDS encoding NitrOD5 domain-containing protein: MSEEYRDKVIDAVIDTLRSILGEVTVQALEVFMKMNGTSLYSIYDEPDRVTNLLYVLFKSSARFLEDEIVKEVCLRLGHEYNCKVSLNDIINSIKYKQ; this comes from the coding sequence ATGAGCGAAGAGTATAGGGATAAAGTTATTGATGCTGTTATAGATACGCTAAGAAGTATACTTGGAGAGGTTACAGTTCAAGCATTGGAGGTATTCATGAAGATGAATGGAACCTCTTTGTACTCAATATACGATGAGCCAGATAGGGTTACAAACTTGCTATATGTACTCTTCAAGAGCTCAGCAAGGTTCCTTGAGGATGAGATTGTAAAGGAGGTATGCTTAAGACTAGGGCATGAGTACAATTGCAAGGTAAGCCTGAACGATATTATCAATAGCATCAAGTATAAACAATGA
- a CDS encoding ATPase domain-containing protein translates to MMREELLDSRRRLSEIFQPFFMLRSNSLLIKGLPGTGKTTLALSLLSSMGVKGLYISTRVSYSDLINQFPWAKDVLTEESVVNMNPFDVSSKVSIVSDLRLASALTLLEKIINSSIHLKDGLIILDSFDALTQAISSEERNKILKSIIAIADANNNMIVFISEKPEDLELGYICDGIISLTYTIKNGFKLRKMNIEKLRGVKVDCPVLPFSLDDGFFHVINPLQNRCLLPTNDSKLFEPKESIEGYISTGNKQLDRILGNGIKQGSVVLLEVGDVNRQVLAYFLACIVLNALRSKRPAITISSSERPYKSILRYLQSFCTREEINDYYTLFIFEKKSNSGDEPYLANELTDDIIDNERIFMSKYDEIMSRHGKSPVITYDLRWREMSAKERVDELISKIIVGIRKVRSNGCVEIIINTPHMTSYEFSKQAADIHIKLVEEDGIPLFIITRPYKGIYMFLFDNSKGYPYYRLIQMI, encoded by the coding sequence ATGATGAGGGAGGAGTTGTTAGACTCTAGAAGGAGGCTTAGTGAGATATTCCAACCATTCTTCATGTTAAGATCAAACTCTCTGCTCATAAAAGGGCTTCCAGGTACTGGTAAGACAACACTTGCACTCTCCCTACTCTCTTCCATGGGCGTTAAAGGCCTATATATATCAACTAGGGTATCCTATAGCGATCTGATTAACCAGTTCCCATGGGCTAAAGATGTGCTTACTGAGGAGTCTGTTGTTAACATGAACCCCTTCGATGTAAGCAGTAAGGTAAGCATAGTCTCTGATTTAAGGTTAGCAAGTGCTCTAACACTCCTTGAGAAGATTATTAATTCATCTATACACTTGAAGGACGGATTGATAATACTTGACAGTTTTGATGCCCTAACCCAGGCGATAAGCAGTGAGGAGAGGAACAAGATACTCAAGAGCATTATTGCAATAGCAGATGCAAACAACAACATGATTGTATTCATAAGTGAGAAGCCAGAGGACCTTGAGCTAGGCTATATATGCGATGGTATAATCTCACTAACCTATACTATAAAGAATGGCTTCAAGTTGAGGAAGATGAATATAGAGAAATTAAGGGGCGTAAAGGTAGACTGTCCAGTATTACCATTCTCGCTAGATGATGGGTTCTTCCATGTCATAAACCCATTGCAGAATAGATGCCTGCTTCCAACGAATGACTCCAAGTTATTTGAACCAAAAGAGAGCATTGAAGGTTACATTAGCACTGGTAACAAGCAGTTAGATAGAATCCTAGGCAACGGTATAAAGCAAGGTAGTGTTGTCCTGCTTGAGGTTGGGGATGTGAATAGGCAAGTATTAGCGTACTTCCTTGCATGCATAGTTCTTAACGCGTTAAGGAGCAAGAGACCAGCAATAACCATCTCATCGAGCGAGAGGCCATACAAGAGCATCCTAAGGTACCTACAGTCATTCTGCACTAGAGAGGAGATCAATGATTACTACACGCTCTTCATATTTGAGAAGAAGAGCAATAGTGGTGATGAACCTTATCTAGCAAATGAGCTTACAGATGATATCATTGATAATGAGAGGATCTTCATGAGCAAGTATGATGAGATCATGAGTAGGCATGGGAAGAGTCCTGTTATAACATATGATCTAAGGTGGAGAGAGATGAGTGCTAAAGAAAGGGTTGACGAACTTATAAGCAAGATAATAGTTGGTATAAGGAAGGTTAGGAGTAATGGATGTGTTGAGATAATTATAAATACACCACATATGACAAGTTATGAATTTTCAAAACAGGCTGCTGATATACATATAAAACTTGTTGAAGAGGATGGGATACCATTGTTTATTATAACGAGGCCTTACAAGGGTATCTATATGTTCCTCTTCGATAACAGCAAAGGCTACCCATACTACAGGCTAATACAGATGATATAA
- a CDS encoding ribonuclease P protein component 4, with product MEILLRNVLDTAKYDPTLAEKQAMLIRRISMRYRIRLPYEVRQLFCKRCKRLIIPGVTSRVRIGRSSIRAIRITCLHCNHIYRKIIDSKQG from the coding sequence GTGGAGATACTCTTAAGGAATGTTCTGGATACTGCAAAGTATGACCCTACTCTAGCAGAGAAGCAGGCTATGCTCATAAGGAGGATAAGCATGAGGTATAGGATAAGGTTACCGTATGAGGTAAGACAACTGTTCTGCAAAAGGTGCAAGAGGCTAATCATACCAGGGGTTACATCTAGGGTAAGGATAGGCAGATCAAGCATAAGGGCTATCAGGATAACATGTCTGCACTGCAACCATATATACAGGAAGATCATAGATAGCAAGCAAGGATGA
- a CDS encoding 30S ribosomal protein S19e: MVKAYDVPADRLIARLAATLKQDQNIVPPPWARFVKTGCHAMRLPYDRDWWYVRCASLLRKIYIHGPIGLSDLRSEYGGRQRRGSSPSHHRDAGGAIIRKALHQLEQAGYVMKIHGKGRVLTSKGMSLVDSTANEVFDELVKIMPELSKYA; the protein is encoded by the coding sequence ATGGTTAAGGCTTACGATGTACCTGCAGATAGGCTTATAGCAAGGCTGGCTGCTACTCTCAAGCAGGATCAGAATATAGTGCCACCACCATGGGCTAGGTTTGTTAAGACTGGATGCCATGCTATGAGGCTACCATATGATAGGGATTGGTGGTATGTTAGATGTGCTTCATTGCTAAGGAAGATATACATACATGGACCCATAGGCTTATCTGATCTAAGATCAGAGTATGGAGGGAGGCAGAGGAGGGGCTCAAGCCCATCCCATCACAGGGATGCTGGAGGAGCAATAATAAGGAAGGCACTACACCAACTCGAACAGGCAGGGTATGTTATGAAGATACATGGTAAGGGTAGAGTACTTACAAGCAAGGGTATGAGCCTGGTTGATAGCACTGCAAACGAGGTATTCGATGAACTTGTCAAGATAATGCCAGAGTTGAGTAAGTATGCCTAA
- a CDS encoding DNA-binding protein — translation MDEWMEEVRISMAQYDNRSEEEKAREMEIRLMRERLLRALLTTEARQRLTNLKMVKPELAKTVEDYIITMGSQGRISRALTDEELKRLLLQIQQPKREFRITYK, via the coding sequence ATGGATGAATGGATGGAGGAGGTGAGAATAAGCATGGCTCAATACGATAACAGGAGCGAGGAGGAGAAGGCAAGGGAGATGGAGATAAGACTCATGCGTGAGCGTCTGCTAAGGGCACTGCTAACCACTGAAGCAAGGCAGAGGCTCACAAACCTCAAGATGGTGAAGCCTGAGCTTGCAAAGACTGTAGAGGATTACATAATAACCATGGGCTCTCAAGGGAGGATAAGTAGAGCGTTAACAGATGAGGAGTTGAAGAGGCTACTCCTCCAGATACAGCAGCCAAAGCGTGAATTTAGGATAACCTACAAGTAA
- a CDS encoding cyclase family protein: MVRMIDLTRTIEYGMPVFEQRIRPTLIPWARLDIHGYDLELMFMSTHTGTHMDAPSHFSRGISIDEIPLHVLVSSAILAEVKKGEKEYIHREDLARTLEHYDLEGKSIIISTGWEHKWKSPNYLSHNPGLSRDAAEYLVEKGVILVGIDTANIDHPDDKDFTVHRVLLPNNVPIVENLCNLEAINGNGNGNDGGSEGRIRRGRGEFRLIAAPLKIKGCTGSPVRAIAMID, translated from the coding sequence ATGGTAAGGATGATAGATCTTACAAGAACTATAGAGTATGGTATGCCTGTATTTGAGCAGAGGATAAGACCAACGCTTATACCATGGGCCAGGCTTGATATCCATGGCTATGATCTAGAACTGATGTTCATGAGCACCCATACTGGAACGCATATGGATGCACCATCACACTTCAGTAGAGGCATTAGCATAGATGAGATCCCATTGCATGTACTTGTAAGCAGTGCAATACTTGCTGAGGTTAAGAAGGGTGAGAAGGAGTACATCCATAGGGAGGATCTGGCAAGAACATTGGAGCATTACGATCTTGAGGGTAAGAGCATCATAATCTCAACTGGTTGGGAGCATAAATGGAAGAGCCCAAACTACCTTAGCCATAACCCTGGATTGAGCAGGGATGCAGCGGAGTATCTTGTTGAGAAGGGTGTTATCCTTGTTGGGATAGATACTGCAAACATAGACCATCCAGATGATAAGGACTTTACTGTGCATAGGGTGTTGCTCCCAAATAATGTGCCAATAGTTGAGAATCTATGCAACTTGGAGGCTATAAATGGTAATGGTAATGGTAATGATGGTGGTAGTGAGGGGAGGATAAGAAGAGGTAGAGGTGAGTTCAGGCTTATAGCAGCACCATTGAAGATCAAGGGTTGCACAGGATCCCCTGTAAGGGCAATAGCCATGATAGATTGA
- the amrS gene encoding AmmeMemoRadiSam system radical SAM enzyme, translating to MQQVIGKEAVLYTKDKGDRVRCTACARYCSIPEGKIGLCGIRGNIGGKLYLFVYGRIIAGQIDPIEKKPVIHYHPGSMIYSIATTGCNWLCQYCQNYDISQRRKIEGIEMSPEQVVEQALYYGCEGIAYTYNQPTIFIEYARDVGVIARSKGVFNIFVSNGYDTPETVSMMKEFLDCITVDFKGSGETKFVRRYIGIPDAQPVFDTLREIRDKTNIHVEITDLIVPKVGDDLDAARRLARFVHDELGPDVPLHFLRFHPDYKMMDLPYTPVETLEKHYDIAREEGLRYVYIGNIPGHRYESTYCPECNNIVVGRFGYNITAWNLDEHNRCIFCYYPIPIIGKLSKNAYRKRFQFIM from the coding sequence ATGCAACAGGTTATAGGCAAGGAAGCAGTACTCTACACCAAGGATAAGGGAGATAGGGTAAGGTGTACAGCATGTGCAAGGTACTGCTCAATACCAGAGGGCAAGATAGGATTATGTGGGATAAGGGGCAACATAGGAGGTAAACTCTACCTCTTTGTGTATGGTAGGATAATAGCAGGGCAGATCGATCCTATAGAGAAGAAGCCAGTGATCCATTACCATCCTGGCAGCATGATATACTCAATAGCAACAACTGGCTGTAACTGGCTCTGTCAGTACTGTCAAAACTACGATATAAGCCAGAGGAGGAAGATAGAGGGTATAGAGATGAGCCCAGAGCAGGTTGTTGAGCAGGCACTCTACTATGGATGCGAGGGCATAGCCTATACCTATAACCAGCCTACTATATTCATAGAGTATGCAAGGGATGTTGGAGTTATAGCAAGGAGCAAGGGTGTATTCAACATATTTGTATCCAATGGCTATGATACACCTGAAACAGTTAGCATGATGAAAGAGTTCCTTGATTGCATAACTGTTGACTTCAAGGGGAGCGGGGAGACCAAGTTCGTTAGGCGCTACATAGGCATACCAGATGCACAACCAGTATTCGATACCCTTAGAGAGATTAGGGATAAGACTAACATACATGTTGAGATAACAGATCTCATAGTTCCAAAGGTTGGGGATGATCTTGATGCTGCTAGAAGGTTAGCAAGGTTCGTACATGATGAACTAGGACCAGATGTACCACTGCACTTCCTAAGATTCCATCCAGACTACAAGATGATGGACCTTCCTTACACACCTGTGGAGACGCTTGAGAAGCACTATGATATAGCAAGGGAGGAAGGGTTGAGGTATGTGTACATAGGGAATATACCAGGGCATAGGTATGAGAGCACTTATTGTCCTGAATGTAATAACATAGTTGTAGGAAGGTTTGGTTACAACATAACAGCCTGGAATCTTGATGAGCATAATAGATGCATCTTCTGTTACTATCCAATACCAATAATAGGTAAGTTGAGCAAGAATGCATATAGGAAGAGGTTCCAATTCATAATGTAA
- a CDS encoding dual specificity protein phosphatase 23 codes for MGNRLGDMARRVHGKIFGRPHNFSWVIDGLLAGSARPMSMQEMEWVKQVGIKSIVSVIEEPLPDEWLDGINYLHIPTLDYTAPDVEDMDRAVEFINSSIRDGKPVMVHCAAGKGRTGTVLAAYLIKYKGLSAVESINMIRSMRPGSIQSSRQEMALLFYERYIRVR; via the coding sequence ATGGGTAATAGACTAGGGGATATGGCAAGAAGGGTACATGGCAAGATATTTGGTAGACCTCACAACTTCTCATGGGTTATAGATGGTCTACTTGCAGGTAGTGCAAGACCAATGTCTATGCAGGAGATGGAATGGGTTAAGCAGGTAGGCATAAAGAGCATAGTAAGTGTTATAGAGGAGCCATTACCAGATGAGTGGTTGGATGGAATAAACTATCTCCACATACCAACTCTAGACTACACTGCTCCTGATGTAGAGGATATGGATAGGGCAGTTGAGTTCATAAACTCATCAATAAGGGATGGTAAGCCTGTAATGGTGCACTGTGCTGCAGGAAAGGGTAGGACAGGAACAGTGCTAGCAGCATACCTCATCAAGTATAAAGGGTTGAGTGCTGTTGAGTCTATAAACATGATAAGGAGTATGAGGCCAGGCTCTATACAGAGTAGTAGGCAGGAGATGGCTCTTCTATTCTATGAGAGATACATTAGAGTCAGATAA
- a CDS encoding RpoL/Rpb11 RNA polymerase subunit family protein, which translates to MMEVSLIERDEKGVTIKVKEEDISVLNILQYEIAKYKSVDIVGVAQRHYLIPEYEFRVSMKHAGDDPFKVVAEAVGSALNVVRSMKEEASSIVSSSSSNSSDSSRSNSNGSK; encoded by the coding sequence ATGATGGAGGTAAGCCTGATAGAGAGGGATGAGAAGGGAGTAACCATCAAGGTTAAGGAAGAGGATATCTCAGTACTCAACATACTCCAGTATGAGATTGCAAAGTATAAGAGCGTTGATATAGTAGGGGTAGCACAAAGGCACTATCTGATACCTGAGTATGAGTTTAGGGTTAGTATGAAGCATGCGGGCGATGATCCATTCAAGGTTGTAGCAGAAGCAGTTGGGAGTGCGCTAAACGTTGTAAGGTCCATGAAGGAAGAGGCAAGCAGCATTGTTAGCAGTAGTAGTAGCAACAGTAGTGATAGTAGTAGGAGTAACAGTAACGGTAGCAAGTGA
- a CDS encoding transcription factor S, translating into MRFCPNCGMRLVQSKGNDGTMHLICRKCGYDEMARNPSTSTSKIKDEKPLIQVVGEEEADISVMPTIKITCPKCGHDTAVWWMLQTRSADEPTTQFYRCVKCNHTWRHYA; encoded by the coding sequence ATGCGCTTCTGCCCCAATTGTGGTATGCGCCTTGTACAGAGCAAGGGTAACGATGGTACCATGCATCTAATCTGTAGGAAGTGCGGTTATGATGAGATGGCTAGAAACCCATCTACAAGCACATCAAAGATCAAGGATGAGAAGCCCCTCATCCAAGTTGTGGGTGAGGAAGAGGCTGATATATCTGTGATGCCAACCATAAAGATCACATGCCCCAAGTGTGGTCATGATACTGCTGTATGGTGGATGCTCCAGACAAGGAGTGCTGATGAACCAACTACCCAGTTCTACAGATGCGTCAAGTGCAACCATACATGGAGACACTACGCTTAG
- a CDS encoding DNA polymerase sliding clamp, producing the protein MLIARSKSAEEWKTIVSAISTIVEEATFEATSEGISFRGMDPSHVALIDVQLLNSAFEYYKCDGSIRFAVRVDEFLKLLKRAGKEDSIEVSIGGAGAVGESRRERGEEEVEEEEEREVTALEESKEKEMVALASDENMLSIKMVSKYTRQYKMRLIESTSSSTPLPKITFNTKVVMKMAQFIEALKDVEIVSDYITIRCDGNMLQLIGKGDSGDAVITFNKGDEGVEEMSSNGESNATYSLEYLGSIVKAVDNADSIVIEYSTRMPLRLEFKMPYMCRIYFYLAPRVEA; encoded by the coding sequence ATGCTAATAGCAAGGAGCAAGAGTGCAGAGGAATGGAAGACCATAGTATCTGCAATAAGCACCATAGTTGAGGAGGCTACATTCGAGGCTACCAGCGAGGGCATATCGTTCAGAGGTATGGACCCTAGCCATGTTGCGCTCATAGATGTGCAGTTGCTCAACTCTGCATTTGAGTACTACAAGTGTGATGGTAGCATAAGGTTCGCTGTTAGGGTAGATGAGTTCCTAAAGTTACTGAAGAGGGCAGGTAAGGAGGATAGCATAGAGGTTAGCATAGGGGGTGCAGGTGCTGTTGGGGAGAGCAGGAGGGAGAGAGGAGAGGAGGAGGTTGAAGAGGAAGAGGAAAGGGAGGTTACAGCATTAGAAGAGAGTAAAGAGAAGGAGATGGTTGCTCTTGCTTCTGATGAGAACATGCTCTCTATAAAGATGGTGAGCAAGTACACAAGGCAGTACAAGATGAGGTTGATAGAGAGTACTTCTAGTTCAACACCATTACCAAAGATAACCTTCAACACGAAGGTTGTTATGAAGATGGCTCAATTCATTGAGGCATTGAAGGATGTAGAGATAGTCTCAGATTACATAACGATTAGGTGTGATGGTAACATGCTACAGTTGATAGGCAAGGGAGATAGTGGGGATGCTGTAATCACATTCAACAAGGGGGATGAGGGGGTTGAGGAGATGAGTAGCAATGGGGAGAGTAATGCTACGTACAGCCTAGAGTACCTTGGGAGCATAGTTAAGGCAGTAGATAATGCAGATAGCATCGTTATAGAGTACTCTACAAGGATGCCTTTGAGGCTTGAGTTTAAGATGCCCTACATGTGCAGGATATACTTCTACCTTGCACCAAGGGTTGAGGCTTAG
- a CDS encoding aspartate kinase — MKFGGNAVADVERIRHVARDIVKQMQKKREEKKGNDPASNQIVVVVSAIKGVTDDLIKVCDSIMGGECSRVDSIIHSIEERHRSIASNLCNDGSYTSELSSIIDALIKEMNDLLKGMMLLNEVTPRSRDYLLSFGERLIAPMLCYALKDVGVEAEHLTGKDAGIVTDSNYGDARPLMDTTRLRVRHKIMPMLEHGVVPVVTGFIGSDQHGNITTLGRGGSDYTATIIASCIDADEVMLWTDVDGLMTADPKIVKDAQVLREVSYAEAMEMALFGAKYLHPRALEPILDKGIPIRIRNVFNLECQGTTIMKSPTAYPSKIVKAVTAIRNVSLIDVRGSSMVGSPGTAGRIFNVLGEHRINIIMISQGPSESSISMVVRKSDLDKAVNALELNLLGRLIKGINVTDDVAIIAVVGAGMRGTKGVAARVFKAVADRGINVIMIAQGSSELNLAFVVEDRYAEGAVKALHDEFELDRINQ; from the coding sequence ATGAAGTTTGGGGGTAACGCTGTAGCAGATGTAGAACGTATAAGGCATGTAGCAAGGGATATAGTCAAGCAGATGCAGAAGAAGAGAGAGGAGAAGAAGGGGAATGACCCTGCCTCCAATCAGATAGTGGTTGTTGTATCTGCCATAAAAGGGGTTACCGATGACCTCATAAAGGTCTGTGATAGCATAATGGGAGGTGAGTGCTCAAGGGTTGATAGCATAATACATAGCATAGAGGAGAGGCATAGGAGCATTGCATCAAACCTCTGCAATGATGGATCCTATACAAGCGAGTTATCAAGCATAATTGATGCACTCATCAAGGAGATGAATGACCTACTCAAGGGCATGATGCTACTCAACGAGGTTACTCCAAGGTCAAGGGATTACCTACTCTCCTTTGGTGAGAGGCTTATTGCACCAATGCTCTGCTATGCACTCAAGGATGTGGGTGTTGAGGCTGAGCATCTTACCGGCAAGGATGCTGGGATAGTCACTGATTCAAACTATGGTGATGCTAGACCGTTGATGGATACAACAAGGTTGAGGGTTAGGCATAAGATAATGCCCATGCTTGAGCATGGAGTGGTGCCAGTGGTTACAGGGTTCATAGGCTCTGATCAGCATGGCAATATAACAACACTTGGTAGGGGAGGCTCGGATTACACAGCAACCATAATAGCATCATGCATAGATGCTGATGAGGTCATGCTATGGACCGATGTTGATGGTTTGATGACTGCAGATCCAAAGATCGTAAAGGATGCACAAGTACTTAGAGAGGTATCTTATGCAGAGGCTATGGAGATGGCACTATTTGGTGCAAAGTACCTTCACCCTAGGGCATTGGAGCCTATATTGGATAAGGGTATACCGATAAGGATAAGGAATGTATTCAATCTTGAGTGCCAAGGTACAACTATAATGAAGAGTCCTACAGCGTACCCAAGCAAGATAGTCAAGGCTGTAACAGCTATAAGGAATGTATCGCTCATAGATGTTAGAGGTAGCAGCATGGTAGGCTCTCCAGGTACAGCAGGAAGGATATTCAACGTGCTTGGAGAGCATAGGATAAACATAATAATGATATCCCAAGGGCCCTCAGAATCAAGCATATCCATGGTTGTAAGGAAGAGCGATCTTGATAAGGCTGTTAATGCTCTAGAACTCAACCTTCTAGGCAGGTTGATCAAGGGCATAAATGTTACTGATGATGTTGCAATAATAGCAGTTGTTGGTGCTGGGATGAGAGGAACCAAGGGTGTAGCAGCAAGGGTCTTCAAAGCAGTAGCAGATAGAGGGATAAACGTTATAATGATTGCTCAAGGTTCATCTGAACTTAATCTAGCATTTGTTGTTGAGGATAGGTATGCTGAGGGTGCTGTTAAAGCACTACATGATGAGTTTGAACTAGATAGAATAAACCAGTGA
- a CDS encoding tyrosine--tRNA ligase, with product MDLESRLELIIREPTEEVVTIEELRKLLEVNSRPKHYIGLEISGLLHLGSLVLTGFKINDMIKAGVECTVFLADWHTFINDKLQGDWDIIKSVAKYYEDAFKFFCPGINVVMGSELYSSYKDYWSDLIRFSKHITLPRIMRSLTILGRSEKDKLDFAQLVYPVMQAVDIHALDVDIAHAGIDQRKVHMLARDIFPKMGWKVPVAIHHHLLPGLGEPVSLGLEDDSSMDVKVSSKMSKSKPHTSIFVHDDEHIIREKMRRAWCPESIDSNPVLEIARYIIFHEFKEFTVERPAKYGGSITFASYKELEEAYASRRLHALDLKNAVALYLNKIVEPVREYLKNRKEIMEVLAKQQ from the coding sequence ATGGATCTAGAGTCTAGGCTGGAGTTGATAATAAGAGAGCCTACTGAGGAGGTAGTCACTATTGAAGAACTTAGGAAGCTCTTAGAGGTAAACTCAAGACCTAAACATTACATAGGTCTTGAGATCTCTGGCCTATTACACCTTGGGAGTCTAGTGCTCACAGGGTTCAAGATAAATGATATGATAAAGGCTGGGGTAGAGTGCACTGTATTCCTTGCTGATTGGCATACATTCATAAATGATAAACTGCAGGGGGATTGGGATATTATAAAGAGTGTAGCAAAGTACTATGAAGATGCATTCAAGTTCTTCTGCCCTGGCATAAACGTTGTTATGGGCTCTGAACTATACAGTAGTTACAAGGATTACTGGAGCGATCTTATAAGGTTCAGCAAGCATATAACACTGCCTAGGATAATGCGCTCCCTAACCATACTGGGGAGGAGCGAGAAGGATAAGCTTGATTTTGCACAACTTGTTTATCCTGTTATGCAAGCAGTTGATATACATGCTCTAGATGTTGATATTGCTCATGCAGGTATAGATCAGAGGAAGGTACATATGCTTGCTAGGGATATCTTCCCCAAGATGGGATGGAAGGTTCCAGTTGCCATACACCATCATCTACTTCCAGGGCTAGGGGAACCTGTAAGCCTTGGGCTAGAGGATGATTCAAGCATGGATGTTAAGGTATCTAGTAAGATGAGTAAATCGAAGCCCCATACAAGCATATTCGTTCATGATGATGAGCATATAATAAGGGAGAAGATGAGGAGGGCATGGTGCCCAGAGAGTATAGATAGCAACCCAGTACTAGAGATTGCAAGGTATATAATCTTCCATGAGTTCAAGGAGTTCACAGTAGAGAGACCAGCAAAGTATGGTGGGAGCATAACATTTGCAAGTTATAAAGAGTTGGAGGAGGCATATGCTAGCAGGAGGCTCCATGCTCTTGATCTGAAGAATGCTGTTGCCCTCTACCTTAACAAGATAGTTGAGCCTGTTAGAGAGTACCTCAAGAACAGGAAGGAGATAATGGAGGTATTGGCAAAGCAGCAGTAG